CTTAATGACGGTAGAGGATATGGAGATAGTGGATGAAAGAGAAATCTTTCCTTCTCCCCCTCCCAGTACTTATCCCACCAAAGTTAGTACCTTTTGGGAGATTCATTTTTCTACTTTCGTTTTGGACCAACTGGTCCAGTGATCATTACATGTCCACTGAAGGTTGAGGCGATACCGGAACCAGATATACCCACTCTATTAATTAACTCATCATGTTCATAAATAAGGTaagaaattcgatttttttttatattcaactcGCGTGAGGATATGACTGAAAATTGGTGACAAAATCATTGAATGTCAAAGTTTTCAGTCACTCGACTTTACCATCACCAATTCCTGAACAGGagacaaaagtttttttcaaaGTGCATCTTCACATGTGTCAAGAAACTTGCGGCTCGGAAATTGACAAGGGTAAAATATCTTACTCAGAGTAACAAAAAACTTTCTTTAAGAGATTTTCTTCATGTCAAAAATgcccagataatttttttgtgtcgaGGAATTCCCGTCAGGACGCcttcaatcaattattcaatagttGTCAAGTATCAAATCTTTACATACAATATTTCTTAGAAGTTCTTGCTCCAGTCtgagttatttttttgttaattatgaaGCCATTAATTCCAGTTCAATTCTTGCGTTTATCTTCGTTCCTTTTGTAATTTCATAGTTCCCATATTTTCCAAAACCTacattttaatatatttctcAGCACATGTTGAGCGCTTTTGAATTTCAACTATATTCCCagcaaataaaaatgttttccccaATTAATTCCACAGCAGGCTCAttctattgaattaaaaacCTCAAAAGTCATAATTTCCCTCCTTCTATTCACAATTCATCTCTGCTATGGCTAACACTGGTGCATGATTACAGGTGACTCTATATCTGATGCTAGCAATTCAAAGCTACAGAATCTCCGTTCTGTGTGAGCCACTGGTCTCACCGAGCCACGTGAAACAAGCAGCTTCTAATCAGTCATCCACTAACGAACGCTTTCGTTCAACTAGTCCGTATGACAGTACGACGGCAGAATACGTAAATGACAACGAAAAGTACGACTTCacgagaatgaaaataatccataaaattaaatcgtCAGTTCCCATCAGTGTGCAGAAGGATCCAACACTAATTGAAAAGAAGACCATGGAAATAAAGCCACCAACTGATTACAATTCCATGGTAAGAGAAAATAGTGATTCAGCTAGGAACTACGAGACCAGGCAAGCTTCAAATGCTGATCAgcatgagaaattttttgcCGAGTTCAGAGGGTCTAAAAAATGCAGGGAGAAGTGCCGGGTCAAACAGGCATCAGTGGAGCCGAGTGTACTCATCACCCGGAATGACGCTCCCACATCACATCGATCTGGGTTAAAGAGGATGATGCATCATCACATTCTGAAAGataaaagaggagaaaaagagGAGAATTCCGAATTGAAGGGTATCTTTAATAATCCTCCATCGTCAAATATAATTGGCCTAGTTTCCCTGACATCTCCCGCTGAAGACGATGCAACTCCTGCGGATGAGTCAAACAGTGACAGCACTGTAAATCATAGAGTTCGTCGCCAGCTACGATATATCCCAGTGACAAAATATGGATTGAATAATCCAAAATCCTTCCGATTGCCACCCACAGAAATCACCAATGCCATTAAAACTAAACGTCTACCAAACCCAGACCCAGGATTTATTCACAGTTTATTGGGTGTCTTCGATCACCCTCATTCGGTTCTTGCACCTAATGTTCGTCCCATTAAACCCGATGAAGTCATAATAACCCCAGTGCGCTACATCGACGACGCTAAAATATTACCACAAGGATTACCGCCAACATCATCTCCCCGTACAACACCCGAGGACACTCTGTTCGTGAAAAATACGGTACGAAATCCCAGCGGATTTGGTGAAAGTGAGCGTGTGCTCACAACAGGTGAGAgttttttctcctcctcttcttcctctcttcttcttccaagtcttttcaatttcttgataaaaaaaaaaagaaaccttCATCTCACTCTTTTTACTCATACATGCTACTCTTTTCAGACACGAtaggcaaaaaaaaacacaccgTAATTATTCACGATCACTTTTTACCAACGGTGAGGCCCCATACAATTCCAAAAATACCGTCTCATCATGGTCACTACTACGACAATACACGAGTCCAAGACTATCCCAAGAATCATCAAATGCCCCCGAGTTTAAAATCAATGGTATCAGCAACTAAGAATCGTTACCACGAAACACCAGACCGACGTGAAAGTTATAAGCACCATGGCAAAGACACGAAATACGTGAGTAAACTTTGGATAATTAATTAGTCTCCTCCATCAGGTTGAAAACCGACGAAAATTCTCCCTGACGAATCGATTTATACGAGTTGGGTTAAACGGTAGAACGATGGCCCTGAGGGTCTATTGTACAGGTACAGGTGGGTGTGCCATGGGGGTGGTGAAGGGTTAGGGttaagggggagggaggagagaCGCGTGCTCAGTGCACATTTAACTTACGACCAAGAGCTTACGTGTCTGGAGACGCGAAGCAGCGGGTGGCAGTGCACAATGTACACGGGGGTATAGACCAGCAAACTGTGAGGGAGTGGGTGAGGGATGTTGAGGTGAGGGAAGGAGAGACTTTAGAAGGGGGATCTCTTGCCTGGCCACCCGTTGCAACATCGCCCGACCCACTTAGCCTTATCCAACTTCGCTGATCCGACAAGAACATATGCGCGCCGGAACTGGCACGAAACTCTGCCAGGAATTGTTCAATGGATCGCACTTTGCACCACTCCTGGCCTCATCACGAGACCTCCAACAACACTGTGCCGCATGTGTCTTCTCTTACCCCTGACTAGTTACCCTCAGCTTCGTTAACTACATTTCCTTCTTCCTTCTATTCGTCTCGttccttgaatttttctccattCTTTGTCCTCTcctgatattatttttttttgcgatcaAACATGCAATAACTGGCACTCAGCAAGTGGTGAAAACTTGGAGGGTACTAGTCTCCAGTGTactccaataaatttttaaaagtcaAACAAGCACTGCGTCGAGTACATAAAAGTTTTCCACATTGACTTGACCAATTTTGTTTCGCTGTTCATGTTTTACGAGACTTTTCCATTTGATTTGTTATATTACAGGATCGTTATGCTGGAAAGTATGCCTTTGAGTATCATGTGGCAGATGTGTATTCAGCCAACGACTTCGGCCATCAGGAGACTCGTAATGAGTACCTAACTAAGGGCAACTACCATGTTCGTTTACCTGATGGTAGGCTACAAAAAGTTACATATCATGTTGACGAGGGAGGTTACCATGCCAATGTGTCATACGAACCGAACAACCAGTACTATTACGTGTAATACCAGAATGACTAGTAAATAATCCATCAGTGAAGGtgcctcattaaaaaaaatgtacgtaAAAAAGAAACCCACAGCCGGTCAGACAAAACGTGAACTGTACATaaaaagatttaaaaaaaaacaacaagagCGAAAGTGAATAACTAGTGTAGGAAGAGTGTATCATCatctttcgtaatttttcgcaTATATCGTGAGAAAAGAGGGCACGAGTTGTACATCAAGTTGCGTTTGCGCAAATCTCGGTGAATTCACTCATGCCCCCTATTCAGGCTCAATCATTAAagtattattatattatagaAACGTTTCAtcctttcttttttctctcatccTCTCCACCTATGTGTATGTATACGAGTAATAAGACCACACTAACTCGCCCATCTCCCGACCAATTACTTTCAATGATTATTCGCATTTCCTTAATTTATTCCTTTGAATTCCTTCactctttttatttctataaCTTCATTCAGCTGCGCTTCCGAGATGAAGCGGTTGCTGGCCACATAACATAATATACAACCCGGGAAAAAATGGCGTCCTGTGAGGAACATCCGAAGGGGAGAAAGGAAGGGGGAAATATTATGAAACAAAGTTTGCTCCACACACGCTATCTTCTCCCGTAACTGGAGAAATCAGTTAACAGATGTATCGCGTGTTAGGCATCCAAATGGTCGAAGCGTCAGCTTAGCTTCACTTATACTATCATCCACTTTTGCATGTAGCCTTCCAtcagtctctctccctcgTTCTCGTCTCACCGCATACAACAAACAGTTTATTAATCCAATGAGTGGGACCACCCCTGTGCTAATTTCCTCATTCCAAAAACTAACTTACACACCAAAATGCCAGAAGTATATTCTGATATACCATTTGTGCACACAGACAAGCATGTTCAGGTGAATTAATTACATCTCCATGCGGTCCCTTACTTCAaacgtattattattatgatcaGCTGAGGCTCGCACGTTTCTCTGATTGTCCGAGGCATGACGATGGGGCTTGTACATGCCCGTGCACGACCGGAACTTGGGCAATTTATAAAGTGCCACAGGCCTGGACTTGGAGAAGTTTTAATGGACTGACACATCTGAGATGCAATCTTGTTTGTTCTTACAGTTTGCACCCACAGTTGAGTTTATAATGCGCGGGGGCTGTTTCAAAAGCTCGAACTGGTCTTCTCACTCGATTCatctcattgtttttttttattaactttAAGACTGGTCGATAGGCAAAACTGCGACGAATGGAGAAATGGGGAGAAGTGTTGATTGACTGGGCTTATGATAGTTGGAGAGTTGGATTTGTGAATTACAAAAGAAGTGTAAAAATTAACCTGTCACAAATGGTAAAGGTTTTAACACATTTCACTGGTTTCCAGATGGAATTgtacaaatataaaaaaacgttttaattaaaatgttaaAATGCTTGAAGGAATAAAATATGTTTTAATTTGaagagcgataaaaaaaatagcgcGGAAATACTGgtctttttcctttcattgAGGGCGACTGATTGTACTGTATGTACCGAATGAAATTCCGAATAATAATCTATCGGAAATAACCACAGGGTGATATGAATTTCAAAAGTTTCtggtaattaaaaatcaaatgagtAATGGGAGGGATGAATGTATTTTATTCGGTTCAGCTATTTCCACTTATACGTTTCAAACCGATATAATCatacatttatatttattatagtgCGTTTTTAACAGATCGATGTATATTGTACGCTTTACCCGCTAACAATATACCCATTGGACGATATAGTTTATTTCTGCAGAAAGTGCCTTCACTTCTTATGATggaagaaatttatttatttgaggtATATTGTGTACTTGTCTCTGGTGTATTCCATTTTTGATGGTGATATTGATGCTCCCACAGTTCTGTTATTGATAATAATCTACGATTCTATTATCAATAATAGTAccgtggaaaatattttctttccgACATTATTATCCGCAATTAAACATGGTATGGTAtgatattgaagaaaaaaatatataatatttctCTCGGAATCGTCGCACCGTTTCTTTGAATTTAGAACTCCAGAGATATCTGTAACTACAGTTATGGCTATATTGATCCTCATCGACCGCGTTCAATTATACTTCAATCGATTGACGAGAGAACCCGTAAATGATTTTCTTAGACGGGATTACATCACAGAAAGCTTGCCGGTGGCCATTGCCACAGTACCTTCCGTCTGGTATTTACATTTCAATGTACAAAGTATTGGTTGTAGAGTGAAAAACGccgggaaagaaaaaaaaatatacgaatgttaatatcgtacaaatgaatgagaaatttaataagatttttttcgtctttatGAATTAAGTGAATGCCATAATGTGGGAGATATAGTTATCATGATAAGAGGAGACATCTGCTGCTGTACTTATTGAAATGTCGTGATATTATTGGAAATTAGTAACTGATCTCTAAAGGCCATTAGCATGTCTAGTTACGTGGATGATCCTCAAGTTCGTCAAAAGGGTTCCGTGGAGGTACTTGTATAGGTACTTATGGCTGATATTGGAAATAACCTTGTGACACGGATCGAGAATATAATGGTTTAATTATGATAATCCATTCCTATTTGTGCCAATTTATATTCGTCGCTGTAAGCAGTGAACTTTGGAACAAAATGCCAATTAAACCCGTAGGAGTGACAAATTGTAATTATCACATGGGCATTTCATATTCGATCATTATTATGACCGACGGATTAATTTTATTCGGTGCTCTTTACTCATATTtttagacaatttttattcccatatattttatttacagttacaatttttttatgaaaattaccCTCCCATTCTACCAAAGCCTATGATGAGTCATCTTTACCTCATTTCTGTCCCGGAacgtgataaaaattaatatatgatGAGTAATTTCTATTCCAggttagagaaattttattctgacgCTCATTAAATTTTACCGGTCCAGTCCAATAATTCCTATGCAGATACCGAAAATTTTAGAGCGGTCGGTAAATTGTATCCTACCGGTACCGTAATTTTGATTCTCGTGgcccagtaatttttatttttatcagaatGAAATTTCTATAACCTCATATAATATCTTATcatcataaattaatatttactaCGTTTCGGCGTGGGTATACGGTAACAGTGACTGATCATACACTTTTACAAATTGATACGTCAacttttatcgaaaatttcccTCCATATATGGACGATAATGAGCTGATCTAAGCTGTCATCACTGAAATGAAGGAAACACCACGAAATATGTTGATGCGGGCAAGAGCAGGCGTTTTAATTATAACTACTGTAATCGAGTAATATTATTGGAGTTAGTGATTTCTCTCCACGTCATTAGCCTGTCCAACAGCGTGAATGATTCTCAAATTTACCAACAGAATTTGCTGTCAGTACTTGTCGTGGTCATTGATATTGGAAATGTGGTTATGATAGATAGATATCGATGCTGTACCCAGCATGGGTGGACTTATGGAACACTCTAAGTGTTTCATACTCCATTGATACAATACCTATTTATAAATGTGAATTATCAttctattttaaatttttctcactGTAGTTAATgcactcagaaaaaaaatccaggaaaTCGTGTCACCTTGAGATGATACCCGCAGATCTCTCCGATTAattcccctaaaaaatcgcCCAAGTGATCCATCGAAAAGCTGATTGTGTCTTTTTCCGGAGCTGACGGGTCACCGAAAAGTGCAAGGGTCAAGAGATCAGGATGACACCAGCAAAGATTATATCTGGAGGATCCATATCCACCAATGTCGAGCGAGGCATGTGTGAATTGCCCACTTCACCGACAATCAACAGTGAGAGATTAGAAGCCACACAAGAG
The DNA window shown above is from Diachasmimorpha longicaudata isolate KC_UGA_2023 chromosome 7, iyDiaLong2, whole genome shotgun sequence and carries:
- the LOC135164273 gene encoding uncharacterized protein LOC135164273; its protein translation is MFINKVTLYLMLAIQSYRISVLCEPLVSPSHVKQAASNQSSTNERFRSTSPYDSTTAEYVNDNEKYDFTRMKIIHKIKSSVPISVQKDPTLIEKKTMEIKPPTDYNSMVRENSDSARNYETRQASNADQHEKFFAEFRGSKKCREKCRVKQASVEPSVLITRNDAPTSHRSGLKRMMHHHILKDKRGEKEENSELKGIFNNPPSSNIIGLVSLTSPAEDDATPADESNSDSTVNHRVRRQLRYIPVTKYGLNNPKSFRLPPTEITNAIKTKRLPNPDPGFIHSLLGVFDHPHSVLAPNVRPIKPDEVIITPVRYIDDAKILPQGLPPTSSPRTTPEDTLFVKNTVRNPSGFGESERVLTTDTIGKKKHTVIIHDHFLPTVRPHTIPKIPSHHGHYYDNTRVQDYPKNHQMPPSLKSMVSATKNRYHETPDRRESYKHHGKDTKYDRYAGKYAFEYHVADVYSANDFGHQETRNEYLTKGNYHVRLPDGRLQKVTYHVDEGGYHANVSYEPNNQYYYV